The following proteins are co-located in the Haloarcula rubripromontorii genome:
- a CDS encoding TIGR00725 family protein, with the protein MRVSVIGGSTVTDEQYRQAREVGRNLAERGHDVVCGGLSGVMEAVCRGASEADGHTIGILPGERRAAANDYVETAIATGLGNARNVLVVMNGAAVIAVDGGTGTLSELGHALDMGRPVAGLGTHRLDGGDAIEHVDTPAEAVEYVESAVQ; encoded by the coding sequence ATGCGCGTTTCGGTCATCGGCGGGTCGACAGTCACAGACGAACAGTACCGACAGGCGCGTGAGGTGGGCCGGAACCTCGCCGAGCGGGGCCACGACGTGGTGTGTGGCGGGCTGTCCGGGGTGATGGAAGCGGTCTGTCGAGGCGCGAGCGAGGCTGACGGCCACACTATCGGCATCCTTCCCGGTGAGCGCCGGGCCGCCGCGAACGACTACGTCGAGACGGCGATAGCGACGGGACTCGGAAACGCCCGCAACGTCCTCGTCGTCATGAACGGCGCGGCTGTCATCGCCGTCGACGGCGGCACCGGGACGCTCTCGGAACTCGGCCACGCGCTTGACATGGGCCGGCCCGTCGCCGGGCTTGGAACCCACCGCCTCGACGGCGGCGACGCAATCGAACACGTCGACACACCTGCCGAAGCCGTCGAATACGTCGAGTCTGCCGTGCAGTAG
- a CDS encoding DUF7561 family protein, with protein sequence MASRACDGCDTSVSIAGGIANIWSQESRPTEGIVLELGDDTEHFLCYDCIDQLPDDREVTAADVAAL encoded by the coding sequence ATGGCCTCTAGAGCCTGCGACGGGTGCGATACGAGCGTCTCGATAGCTGGCGGCATCGCCAATATCTGGTCGCAGGAGTCTCGCCCGACCGAGGGCATCGTTCTCGAACTCGGCGACGATACGGAGCATTTCCTCTGTTATGACTGCATTGACCAGTTGCCCGACGACCGGGAAGTAACGGCGGCGGATGTGGCCGCCCTCTAA
- the thsA gene encoding thermosome subunit alpha, with the protein MGNQPMIVLSEESQRTSGKDAQSMNITAGTAVAEAVRTTLGPKGMDKMLVDNSGSVVVTNDGVTILDEMDIEHPAANMIVEVAQTQEDEVGDGTTTAVVMAGELLSKAEELLDQDIHASILAQGYRQAAEKAKEILEDNAIDVDADDTETLEKVAATAMTGKGAESSKDVLAELVVRAAQSVVDDDGSVDTDNIQIETVVGGATDESELVEGVIVDKERVHDNMPFAVEDADVALLDTAIEVPETELDTEVNVTDPDQLQQFLDQEEKQLKEMVDKLAEAGADVVFCQKGIDDMAQHYLAQEGILAVRRAKKSDIEALSRSTGARIISNIDDIEADDLGFAGSVAQKDIAGDERIFVEDVEDARAVTMILRGGTEHVVDEVERAIEDSLGVVAATLEDGKVLPGGGAPETQLALGLRDYADSVGGREQLAVEAFADAIDVIPRTLAENAGLDPIDSLVDLRSKHDGGAVTSGLDAYTGEVVDMEDDGVVEPLRVKTQAVESATEAAVMILRIDDVIAAGDLKGGQGDDDEDEGGPGGPGGAPGGMGGGMGGMGGGMGGMM; encoded by the coding sequence ATGGGCAACCAGCCCATGATTGTACTTTCCGAGGAGTCCCAGCGGACATCCGGAAAGGACGCGCAGTCGATGAACATCACGGCCGGGACGGCCGTCGCCGAGGCCGTTCGGACGACACTGGGTCCGAAGGGCATGGACAAGATGCTCGTCGACAACTCGGGCTCGGTCGTCGTCACGAACGACGGCGTCACCATCCTCGACGAGATGGACATCGAACACCCCGCCGCCAACATGATCGTCGAGGTCGCCCAGACGCAGGAAGACGAAGTGGGCGACGGCACGACCACGGCGGTCGTCATGGCCGGCGAACTCCTCTCGAAGGCCGAGGAACTCCTCGACCAGGACATCCACGCCAGCATCCTGGCCCAGGGATACCGCCAGGCCGCCGAGAAAGCCAAGGAGATTCTCGAAGACAACGCCATCGACGTCGACGCCGACGACACGGAGACCCTCGAGAAGGTCGCCGCGACCGCGATGACCGGCAAGGGCGCCGAATCCTCCAAGGACGTCCTCGCCGAACTCGTCGTCCGCGCCGCACAGTCCGTCGTCGACGACGACGGCAGCGTCGACACCGACAACATCCAGATCGAGACCGTCGTCGGCGGCGCAACCGACGAGTCCGAACTCGTCGAGGGCGTCATCGTCGACAAGGAGCGCGTCCACGACAACATGCCGTTCGCCGTCGAGGACGCCGACGTGGCCCTGCTTGACACGGCCATCGAGGTTCCGGAAACGGAGCTCGACACCGAGGTCAACGTCACCGACCCCGACCAGCTCCAGCAGTTCCTCGACCAGGAAGAGAAACAGCTCAAGGAAATGGTCGACAAGCTCGCCGAGGCCGGTGCTGACGTCGTCTTCTGCCAGAAGGGCATCGACGACATGGCCCAGCACTACCTCGCGCAGGAAGGCATCCTCGCTGTTCGCCGCGCCAAGAAGTCCGACATCGAAGCGCTCTCGCGCTCGACCGGTGCGCGCATCATCTCCAACATCGACGACATCGAAGCCGACGACCTCGGCTTCGCCGGCTCCGTCGCCCAGAAGGACATCGCTGGCGACGAGCGCATCTTCGTCGAGGACGTCGAGGACGCCCGCGCTGTCACGATGATTCTCCGCGGCGGCACCGAACACGTCGTCGACGAAGTCGAGCGCGCCATCGAGGACTCGCTCGGCGTCGTCGCCGCCACGCTGGAGGACGGCAAGGTCCTGCCCGGCGGCGGTGCCCCCGAGACGCAGCTCGCACTCGGCCTGCGTGACTACGCCGACTCCGTCGGTGGGCGCGAACAGCTCGCTGTCGAGGCCTTCGCCGACGCCATCGACGTCATCCCGCGCACCCTCGCGGAGAACGCCGGTCTCGACCCGATCGACTCGCTGGTCGACCTCCGCAGCAAGCACGACGGTGGCGCAGTCACCTCCGGGCTTGACGCCTACACCGGTGAGGTCGTCGACATGGAAGACGACGGCGTCGTCGAGCCGCTCCGTGTCAAGACCCAGGCTGTCGAAAGCGCAACCGAAGCAGCCGTCATGATCCTCCGCATCGATGACGTCATCGCTGCTGGCGACCTCAAGGGTGGCCAGGGCGACGACGACGAGGACGAAGGCGGACCTGGCGGCCCAGGCGGCGCGCCCGGCGGAATGGGCGGCGGCATGGGCGGCATGGGCGGCGGCATGGGCGGCATGATGTAA
- a CDS encoding ATP-binding protein: protein MDRLESLRSAEEERAESATAGVLLDQLKEVEQRLLAFGEALGGTADTVTDLPFTEEAGLDHMPEPLYVRHDTEMLNQVTSWLLQDQHIGLVSPYGTGKTAFREIVLRDLSKHEGFVITHLDNPRETTPRKLYQTVLTAAYAAGYSIDQRNYSQVRDGIPWATAEAKDAVHEIVHRVREDGKTLLLVVDEIEVLEADLLSPLQVAGDAGVRLFLTGTPEGKRRVAEIRGTLDSRLRYYEGIDPFSPDDVAEYAARSLAYFRDDPYEGQAPDLFTRAAIEDIHERTEGNPREVRIECRELFTRAAFVWYRTGQDISRIQITPELRHRRFGMGR, encoded by the coding sequence ATGGACCGGCTCGAATCGCTCCGGTCTGCGGAGGAAGAACGCGCCGAGAGCGCCACCGCCGGCGTCCTGCTGGACCAGCTGAAGGAGGTCGAACAGCGGCTGCTGGCCTTCGGCGAGGCGTTGGGCGGCACCGCCGACACCGTGACAGACCTCCCGTTTACAGAGGAAGCCGGGCTGGACCACATGCCCGAACCGCTGTACGTCCGCCACGACACCGAGATGCTGAATCAGGTCACGTCCTGGCTCCTCCAGGACCAGCACATCGGGTTAGTGAGTCCTTACGGCACCGGAAAGACGGCGTTCCGCGAAATCGTCCTTCGGGACCTCTCGAAACACGAGGGGTTTGTCATCACGCACCTGGACAACCCGCGGGAGACGACGCCCCGGAAACTGTACCAGACGGTGTTGACCGCCGCCTACGCCGCAGGGTACTCCATCGACCAGCGAAACTACTCGCAGGTCCGCGACGGGATTCCGTGGGCGACCGCGGAGGCGAAAGACGCCGTTCACGAAATCGTCCATCGCGTGCGCGAGGACGGCAAGACACTCCTGCTGGTCGTCGACGAAATCGAGGTGCTGGAGGCGGACCTGCTGTCGCCGCTGCAGGTGGCCGGCGACGCCGGCGTCCGACTCTTTCTCACCGGGACACCGGAGGGGAAACGGCGCGTCGCCGAGATTCGCGGGACGCTGGACTCCCGGCTGCGGTACTACGAGGGTATCGACCCGTTCTCGCCGGACGACGTGGCCGAGTACGCCGCCCGCTCGCTTGCGTACTTCCGGGACGACCCCTATGAAGGGCAGGCCCCGGACCTGTTCACCCGGGCCGCAATCGAGGACATCCACGAGCGGACGGAGGGCAACCCCAGGGAAGTCCGCATCGAGTGTCGCGAACTGTTCACCAGAGCGGCGTTCGTCTGGTACCGAACCGGGCAGGACATCTCCCGCATCCAGATCACGCCGGAACTGCGCCACCGACGGTTCGGAATGGGTCGCTGA
- a CDS encoding NAD(P)H-binding protein encodes MHVLVTGATGFVGNHLVPALLAAGHSVRALVRDPSEYAPPDGVDVVTGDLLDAGSFDAGLDGVDVAYYLVHSMRAGSDYAERDRRAARNFRRAADEAGVDRVVYLGGLGEDDEMLSKHLRSRREVEFILRDGEYDLTTFRAAIIIGAGSASFRMIRELTTRLPVMLTPRWVRTDCHPIAIDDVVSYLFGVLDKPGTAGETYEIGGPEVLTYAEILKQTGRLMGSGEPTIVPIPVLTPKLSAYWVALMTDVPSSVARPLIHGLKTPVVADTEAAQAQFAVDPTSFADAVRLALSEPRSRDAARAAAATGGAGR; translated from the coding sequence ATGCATGTGCTCGTGACCGGTGCGACGGGGTTTGTCGGGAACCACCTCGTCCCGGCGCTCCTCGCGGCCGGTCACAGCGTCCGCGCGCTCGTTCGCGACCCAAGCGAGTACGCTCCACCCGACGGCGTCGACGTGGTGACAGGTGACCTGCTCGACGCGGGCAGTTTCGATGCCGGCCTCGACGGCGTCGATGTCGCGTACTATCTGGTCCATTCGATGCGTGCCGGGAGCGACTACGCCGAGCGGGACCGACGGGCGGCGCGGAACTTCCGTCGAGCAGCCGACGAAGCCGGCGTCGACCGGGTCGTCTACCTCGGCGGCCTCGGCGAGGACGACGAGATGCTGTCGAAACACCTCCGGTCGCGCCGGGAGGTCGAGTTCATTCTCCGAGACGGCGAGTACGACCTGACGACGTTCCGGGCGGCCATCATCATCGGCGCGGGTTCGGCGAGCTTCCGGATGATACGCGAGCTAACGACGCGACTGCCCGTGATGCTGACACCGCGCTGGGTACGGACGGACTGCCACCCCATCGCTATCGACGACGTCGTCTCGTACTTGTTCGGCGTGCTCGACAAGCCGGGAACGGCCGGCGAAACCTATGAAATCGGCGGCCCCGAGGTGCTGACCTACGCTGAGATCCTGAAACAGACAGGGCGACTCATGGGGAGCGGTGAGCCGACAATCGTGCCGATACCGGTGTTGACGCCGAAACTATCAGCGTACTGGGTCGCCCTGATGACCGACGTGCCATCAAGTGTCGCCCGTCCGCTCATCCACGGGCTGAAAACGCCGGTGGTCGCGGACACCGAGGCTGCTCAGGCACAGTTCGCCGTTGACCCGACATCGTTCGCGGATGCGGTCAGGCTGGCGCTCAGCGAGCCGCGGAGTCGAGACGCGGCACGGGCGGCCGCAGCCACGGGTGGTGCGGGCAGATGA
- a CDS encoding poly(R)-hydroxyalkanoic acid synthase subunit PhaE, with translation MSNTNDIQEEWTEMVEEMNNAVADSMEQNMKAQAAFVESWADAVEDTIPEQEDLAEGMDGYNRAYEEWMDAAEQMVERSTDAARGEDVDPAEFRDIWLQSANEAFKHVMGTSAFAAANGQLVESMMEMQQEADDLSQDTLEQLGFPTRDDVDEVGERLIELERRQHAVEQKLDRVLEHLEE, from the coding sequence ATGAGCAACACAAACGACATTCAGGAGGAATGGACGGAGATGGTTGAGGAGATGAACAACGCGGTCGCCGACTCGATGGAGCAGAACATGAAGGCCCAGGCGGCCTTCGTGGAGTCGTGGGCCGATGCTGTCGAGGATACGATCCCGGAGCAAGAGGACCTTGCCGAGGGGATGGACGGCTACAACCGCGCCTACGAGGAGTGGATGGACGCCGCCGAGCAGATGGTCGAACGCTCTACCGACGCCGCTCGGGGCGAGGACGTCGATCCCGCCGAGTTCCGTGACATCTGGCTGCAGTCCGCCAACGAGGCGTTCAAACACGTCATGGGAACCTCGGCTTTTGCGGCCGCCAACGGCCAGCTCGTCGAGTCGATGATGGAGATGCAACAAGAAGCGGACGACCTGAGCCAGGACACGCTGGAACAGCTCGGCTTCCCGACGCGAGACGATGTCGACGAGGTCGGCGAGCGACTCATCGAGCTTGAGCGCCGACAGCACGCGGTCGAACAGAAACTCGACCGCGTGCTTGAACACTTAGAAGAGTAA
- a CDS encoding DUF7530 family protein, with amino-acid sequence MSGDSARPEYGETWVYESIIGALPGIRLPTWAAMAIQLLVFEVAIIALSWYYEVWSAAIAGTVVVFVATIGSAEMLRISTLIRRIDVPPTYRALLFASNVEVVLSVLAYIALLTHLFVFDPQVSSMPLLNRLFGSEPPVLVVYLTLLILWDVSYRIGTGWWASVTGLWRSARYRFDPETARVFMRADLEIWGFGVLQLVLVPFVLDQPVLLAALVGHVIAVTAVTAVSVGLLRYRSRTAGVSRS; translated from the coding sequence ATGAGCGGCGACAGCGCCCGGCCAGAGTACGGGGAAACGTGGGTGTACGAGAGCATCATCGGCGCGCTGCCGGGGATTCGGCTCCCGACGTGGGCGGCGATGGCGATTCAGCTCCTCGTCTTCGAGGTTGCCATCATCGCCCTGTCGTGGTACTACGAGGTCTGGAGCGCCGCAATCGCTGGAACCGTCGTCGTGTTCGTCGCCACCATCGGAAGCGCAGAAATGCTCCGGATCAGCACGCTCATCCGGCGTATCGACGTGCCACCGACCTACCGTGCGCTGCTGTTCGCCTCGAACGTCGAAGTCGTGTTGTCCGTCCTCGCGTACATCGCATTGCTCACCCATCTGTTCGTGTTCGACCCACAGGTCAGTTCGATGCCGCTGCTGAACCGGCTGTTCGGGTCGGAGCCGCCGGTACTGGTCGTGTACCTGACGCTGCTCATTCTCTGGGATGTGAGTTACCGCATCGGGACGGGGTGGTGGGCCAGCGTCACAGGCCTGTGGCGGTCGGCTCGCTACCGGTTCGACCCCGAGACAGCGCGGGTGTTCATGCGGGCCGACTTAGAGATCTGGGGCTTTGGCGTTCTCCAGCTCGTACTCGTGCCATTCGTCCTCGACCAGCCGGTGTTGCTCGCGGCGCTGGTCGGCCACGTGATAGCCGTCACAGCCGTGACGGCCGTCTCTGTCGGACTATTGCGCTACCGGTCGAGAACGGCCGGCGTCAGTCGGAGTTAA
- a CDS encoding SDR family oxidoreductase, which translates to MQILVTGGAGFIGGHLAQRFAADSHDVVVLDNRDPFYDLDIKHHNVEAGREAARNSGGSYEFIEGDVRDAELVTELVADADYVYHQAAQAGVRPSVQNPRKYDEVNVDGTLNLLDACRDEGIERFVMASSSSVYGKPQYLPYDEEHPTTPVSPYGASKLAAERYACAYSEVYDLPAVALRYFTVYGPRMRPNMAISNFVSRCHNGEPPVIYGDGTQTRDFTYIEDVIDANMTLLHEDAADGKAVNIGSTDNIEIKTLATEIRDQIDPDLELVYEERHDADAEHTHAATDRAEELLGYDPDHTIREGVSKFIDWYRDNRDWYEPLVRQS; encoded by the coding sequence ATGCAAATACTCGTAACAGGCGGTGCCGGGTTCATCGGCGGTCACCTAGCACAGCGGTTCGCCGCCGACAGCCACGATGTCGTCGTACTGGACAACCGCGACCCATTTTATGATCTTGATATCAAGCACCACAACGTCGAAGCGGGACGGGAAGCCGCCCGGAACAGCGGCGGGAGCTACGAGTTTATCGAGGGCGACGTCCGCGACGCGGAGCTGGTGACAGAGCTCGTCGCCGACGCGGACTACGTCTACCACCAGGCCGCTCAAGCCGGCGTCCGTCCAAGCGTCCAGAACCCCCGCAAGTACGACGAGGTCAACGTTGACGGGACGCTGAACCTCCTCGATGCCTGTCGCGACGAGGGTATCGAGCGGTTCGTGATGGCCTCCTCCTCCTCGGTCTATGGCAAGCCACAGTACCTGCCCTACGACGAGGAGCACCCGACGACACCGGTTTCTCCCTACGGCGCGTCGAAGCTCGCGGCCGAGCGCTACGCTTGCGCCTACAGCGAGGTGTATGACCTCCCCGCCGTTGCCCTCCGCTATTTCACCGTGTACGGCCCGCGGATGCGCCCGAACATGGCCATCTCGAATTTCGTCTCCCGGTGTCACAACGGCGAGCCACCGGTCATCTACGGCGACGGCACGCAGACGCGGGATTTCACCTACATCGAGGACGTCATCGACGCGAACATGACGCTGCTACACGAAGACGCTGCAGACGGCAAGGCCGTGAACATCGGGTCGACCGACAACATCGAGATCAAGACGCTCGCGACGGAGATCCGCGACCAGATCGACCCGGACCTCGAGCTGGTCTACGAGGAACGCCACGACGCCGACGCCGAACACACCCACGCCGCGACCGACCGTGCCGAGGAACTGCTGGGCTACGACCCGGACCACACCATCCGAGAGGGCGTCTCGAAGTTCATCGACTGGTATCGAGACAACCGCGACTGGTACGAGCCGCTCGTTCGACAGTCCTGA
- a CDS encoding DUF5786 family protein, with protein sequence MSMGAYDDDEHERRERKNSEVDLSEDDDRSTYHGSVDYDGEESTEELLDQFKQINSD encoded by the coding sequence ATGTCGATGGGAGCGTACGACGACGACGAACACGAACGCCGTGAACGCAAGAACAGCGAGGTCGACCTGTCGGAAGACGACGACCGGAGTACATACCACGGGAGTGTCGATTACGACGGCGAGGAGTCGACAGAGGAACTCCTCGACCAGTTCAAGCAGATTAACTCCGACTGA
- the phaC gene encoding poly(3-hydroxyalkanoate) polymerase subunit PhaC: MSSNPFNPFEAALNWQRKTLENMTDAAETSQIADERLELLESVEVGQTPSNVVYEENKLELLHYDAEAAGIEVPDEEKEDVPILIVYALINRPYILDLQEERSVVRRLLEAGHDVYLIDWNEPSRLDQHLTLDDYVNRYMDNCVDVVRERSGQDAINILGYCMGGTMSVMYTALHKEKVNALGLMAAGLCFDHTGGVLEEWGSDEYYEPSDVTDTFGNVPADMLDIGFALMDPVENYVTKYIRFAENMENEGFVENFGRMEKWLGDGIDVAGEAYVQFLEDVYQDNKLYRNELELNGKHVDLDNIDMPVLQLMGEYDHLIPPEASKPFNDVIASDDTRTIEFSTGHIGLSVSSSTHADLWPEVAEWYSERNESEEVDIEVESPDSGAEDGDDQSELTDIDVDATGDTADDVEADDEPADVDSVSGIGPTYADRLHDAGIHSVADLAEYDAAELADIAETTESRAQDWLDQL, encoded by the coding sequence ATGTCAAGCAATCCTTTCAATCCGTTCGAGGCCGCGCTCAACTGGCAGCGCAAGACACTGGAGAACATGACCGACGCCGCCGAGACCAGTCAGATCGCAGACGAGCGGCTGGAACTGCTGGAGTCCGTCGAAGTCGGTCAGACGCCAAGCAACGTCGTGTACGAGGAGAACAAGCTCGAACTCCTCCATTACGACGCCGAGGCTGCCGGCATCGAGGTACCGGACGAGGAGAAGGAAGATGTCCCGATCCTCATCGTCTACGCCCTCATTAACCGGCCGTACATCCTCGATCTGCAGGAGGAGCGGTCGGTCGTCCGACGGTTGCTTGAGGCAGGCCACGACGTGTACCTCATCGACTGGAACGAGCCCTCGCGGCTCGACCAGCACCTCACCCTCGACGACTACGTCAACCGTTACATGGACAACTGCGTCGACGTGGTCCGCGAGCGCTCCGGCCAGGACGCCATCAACATCCTCGGCTACTGCATGGGCGGGACGATGTCGGTGATGTACACCGCACTCCACAAGGAGAAAGTCAACGCTCTCGGGCTGATGGCCGCAGGACTGTGTTTCGACCACACCGGTGGCGTCCTCGAAGAGTGGGGCTCCGACGAGTACTACGAACCCAGCGACGTGACCGACACCTTCGGCAACGTCCCCGCGGACATGCTCGATATCGGGTTTGCGCTGATGGACCCCGTCGAGAACTACGTCACGAAGTACATCCGGTTCGCGGAGAACATGGAGAACGAGGGCTTTGTCGAGAACTTCGGCCGGATGGAGAAGTGGCTCGGCGACGGCATCGACGTGGCCGGCGAGGCCTACGTTCAGTTCCTCGAAGACGTGTATCAGGACAACAAGCTCTACAGGAACGAGCTGGAGCTCAACGGCAAGCACGTCGATCTGGACAACATCGACATGCCGGTCCTCCAGCTGATGGGCGAGTACGACCACCTCATCCCGCCGGAGGCCTCCAAGCCGTTCAACGATGTCATCGCTAGCGACGACACGCGCACCATCGAGTTCTCGACGGGCCACATCGGCCTCTCCGTCTCGTCGTCGACTCACGCCGACCTCTGGCCCGAGGTCGCCGAGTGGTACTCGGAGCGCAACGAGAGCGAGGAGGTCGACATCGAGGTTGAGTCCCCCGATTCCGGTGCCGAAGACGGTGACGACCAGTCGGAACTCACCGACATCGACGTTGACGCGACTGGTGACACTGCGGACGATGTGGAGGCCGACGACGAGCCCGCGGATGTGGATAGCGTCTCCGGTATCGGCCCGACCTACGCCGACCGTCTGCACGACGCTGGCATCCACAGCGTTGCGGACTTGGCTGAATACGACGCGGCCGAACTGGCTGACATCGCCGAGACCACCGAGTCCCGCGCGCAGGACTGGCTCGACCAGCTGTAA
- a CDS encoding DUF5784 family protein produces MAGPLRLRQSNERWSEDRVRNDLLTPLQNTFGATMEGPWFAPPEGWAARRLEMDNGDLALFCWNGQRAYWVGNTETPETLWRTEKYTFDEVPDDISEWVQRELFAQLEVEDPWLTEYEALAHFFLPVFLSKDGRESTRTFFRDHAGGFPDADRADGLAFYDDFLATSELDDYRYTMASKLGTSEGFDLSRMRATMGEFNVAKLLVDAGNDITPEVELDSGHSVDFRVEDTLVEVTRPRPPSRRQVDTAVGAVKASGDAKTRDQLAAHPGAVLVVDCSSFPDDDWKRVYGEQPDVGYSPTIVFRARPDGSMDGYAYGSVPFPLPF; encoded by the coding sequence GTGGCTGGTCCCTTACGTCTGCGACAGTCGAACGAGCGATGGAGCGAAGATCGGGTCCGGAACGACCTGCTGACACCGCTGCAGAACACCTTCGGTGCGACGATGGAGGGCCCGTGGTTCGCCCCGCCGGAAGGGTGGGCCGCGCGCCGGCTGGAGATGGACAACGGTGATCTGGCGCTGTTTTGCTGGAACGGTCAGCGCGCCTACTGGGTCGGAAACACGGAGACACCGGAGACGCTGTGGCGGACAGAAAAATACACGTTCGACGAGGTCCCCGACGACATCAGCGAGTGGGTCCAGCGCGAACTGTTCGCACAGCTAGAGGTGGAAGACCCGTGGCTCACCGAGTACGAGGCGCTGGCGCACTTCTTCCTCCCTGTGTTTCTGTCGAAGGACGGTCGCGAGTCGACACGGACGTTCTTCCGAGACCACGCCGGCGGCTTCCCGGACGCCGACCGGGCGGACGGGCTGGCATTCTACGATGACTTCCTCGCGACCAGCGAACTCGACGACTACCGCTACACGATGGCGAGCAAACTCGGGACCAGCGAGGGCTTTGATCTCTCGCGAATGCGGGCGACGATGGGCGAGTTCAACGTCGCCAAGCTGCTCGTCGATGCGGGCAACGACATCACGCCCGAGGTCGAACTTGACTCGGGGCACTCCGTCGACTTCCGGGTCGAAGACACGCTCGTCGAAGTCACTCGGCCGCGGCCGCCGTCCCGACGGCAGGTCGACACTGCCGTTGGTGCGGTGAAGGCCTCCGGGGACGCGAAGACACGCGACCAGCTAGCAGCCCATCCCGGTGCGGTCCTCGTGGTCGACTGCAGTTCCTTCCCGGACGACGACTGGAAACGGGTGTACGGCGAACAGCCGGATGTAGGGTACTCACCGACAATCGTGTTCCGCGCTCGACCGGACGGCAGCATGGACGGGTACGCCTACGGCTCGGTTCCGTTCCCGCTACCGTTCTAA